One Candidatus Omnitrophota bacterium genomic region harbors:
- a CDS encoding aminotransferase class IV family protein has protein sequence MPSGLFETMRISRGRIPLLDRHLKRLCGGWIALGFSPLPPKDELRAAAVQRVSESNIEEGVLRLIATGGEGKSAAWEFRVQEGIAYTSEHYSQGVGAALVPAQRDESSKLCRYKTLDYFGDYLARRQARERGVFEGLLQNSRGFLAEGSVSNLFVVKNGCVKTPPLEDGALPGIARSLVVEKIVEWGWDYAKESLLLSDVLDADEAFLTNAVMGVMPLVQLEGQRIGNGAPGVKTKEQMECYSSLLF, from the coding sequence ATGCCCTCCGGTCTCTTCGAAACCATGCGCATTTCGCGCGGACGTATTCCTCTTTTAGACCGCCATCTCAAGCGTCTCTGCGGCGGATGGATTGCCTTGGGATTTTCCCCTCTTCCTCCAAAAGACGAACTTCGTGCTGCAGCGGTGCAGCGCGTCTCTGAGTCCAATATTGAAGAAGGAGTCTTGCGCTTGATTGCGACCGGAGGCGAGGGCAAGTCTGCCGCGTGGGAGTTCCGGGTTCAAGAAGGCATTGCTTATACGTCTGAGCATTACTCTCAGGGAGTGGGCGCGGCGCTGGTTCCGGCGCAACGCGATGAGAGTTCTAAGCTTTGCCGTTACAAGACACTCGACTATTTTGGTGATTATTTGGCGCGGCGCCAGGCGCGCGAACGAGGCGTGTTTGAAGGCCTGCTCCAAAACTCACGCGGTTTTCTTGCAGAGGGGAGTGTGAGCAATCTTTTTGTGGTGAAGAATGGGTGTGTGAAGACGCCGCCTTTAGAAGACGGGGCTTTGCCGGGGATTGCCCGTTCTCTGGTCGTTGAAAAGATTGTGGAGTGGGGTTGGGATTATGCCAAGGAGTCGTTGCTTTTGAGTGATGTGCTCGATGCAGATGAGGCCTTTCTCACCAATGCGGTGATGGGAGTGATGCCGTTGGTGCAATTGGAAGGGCAGCGGATTGGAAACGGGGCGCCGGGAGTTAAGACCAAGGAGCAGATGGAGTGCTATAGTTCGTTGCTTTTTTGA